Proteins from one Arsenophonus apicola genomic window:
- a CDS encoding nucleobase:cation symporter-2 family protein, with translation MKGSVLSKHQSAPVNEVLPIGQMILYGLQHVLVMYAGAVAVPLVIGNAVGLPVEQIILLISTDLFICGIATIAQSFGFGSWIGCRLPLVQGCTFAALVPMILIGKQYGISGISGAVIIAGLFTLICSPWICHLVRFFPKVVMGSIVTLIGLSLMPVAGNWIISGNNGGILPLVMAALTLIIILHIYHFMTGMIKNIAVLLGLIGGTVIWSFFLPLDFHFVNSTPWVNFPKIMWLAKPEFHIIPVALLSMVMVVVMIETMSSMIMIGDMVDKKADATTLRNGLNACGIATMVGGLFNLFPYAAFAQNVGLIGLTGVRSRFVVSVSGVLLILMGMFAKMAALVVAIPKPILGGAGVIMFGMVAVSGIRTLSSITYRHNNNEMVVALTLGLGLMPIMVPHLFEGFPSMMQMFLHSGITIGTVIAILANLTLNKASSAPIKETDPSSQYAPIRAIKRWLSMKKTEKDQEN, from the coding sequence ATGAAAGGATCTGTTCTCTCCAAGCACCAATCAGCCCCAGTTAACGAAGTCCTGCCCATTGGGCAAATGATACTTTACGGGCTGCAACATGTCTTAGTGATGTATGCAGGCGCAGTCGCCGTTCCATTAGTTATCGGTAATGCTGTTGGCTTACCCGTTGAGCAAATTATTCTATTAATTAGTACTGATCTGTTTATCTGTGGTATAGCGACCATTGCCCAATCCTTCGGCTTTGGCTCATGGATTGGCTGTCGCTTGCCATTAGTGCAAGGCTGCACATTTGCCGCACTGGTTCCCATGATACTAATCGGTAAACAGTATGGCATTAGCGGCATTTCCGGCGCCGTAATTATCGCGGGATTATTCACGCTGATATGCTCACCCTGGATATGCCATCTTGTGCGCTTTTTCCCTAAAGTTGTCATGGGTTCGATTGTAACACTGATTGGACTTTCACTGATGCCGGTAGCAGGCAATTGGATTATTAGCGGCAATAATGGGGGCATTCTTCCGCTTGTCATGGCGGCACTGACACTCATTATTATTCTTCATATTTATCATTTTATGACTGGAATGATTAAAAATATTGCGGTGCTTCTTGGTTTAATAGGTGGTACGGTTATTTGGAGTTTCTTTCTGCCCCTTGATTTTCATTTCGTTAATTCAACGCCTTGGGTTAATTTTCCCAAAATCATGTGGCTGGCTAAGCCAGAATTTCACATTATTCCAGTCGCATTGTTGTCTATGGTTATGGTGGTAGTGATGATAGAAACCATGTCATCAATGATAATGATTGGTGATATGGTTGACAAAAAGGCCGATGCTACCACTTTACGTAACGGTCTCAACGCCTGCGGTATTGCAACTATGGTAGGAGGGCTGTTTAATCTTTTTCCTTATGCTGCGTTTGCACAAAATGTTGGGTTGATTGGTCTTACTGGTGTGCGTAGCCGCTTCGTGGTCTCTGTATCGGGTGTGCTCCTTATTTTAATGGGCATGTTTGCCAAAATGGCGGCACTGGTTGTGGCAATTCCTAAACCGATATTGGGCGGGGCCGGCGTCATTATGTTTGGTATGGTCGCCGTATCGGGAATTCGCACACTCAGCAGTATTACCTATCGACATAATAATAACGAAATGGTGGTGGCATTAACATTAGGTTTAGGCCTGATGCCTATCATGGTGCCACATTTATTTGAAGGATTTCCTAGCATGATGCAAATGTTCCTTCATAGCGGCATTACCATAGGCACAGTGATCGCTATTTTAGCTAATTTAACGCTCAACAAGGCATCGTCCGCGCCCATAAAAGAAACAGATCCTTCATCACAATATGCTCCGATAAGAGCAATAAAGCGATGGTTATCAATGAAAAAAACCGAGAAGGATCAGGAAAATTAG